The following are encoded together in the Bradymonas sediminis genome:
- the moeB gene encoding molybdopterin-synthase adenylyltransferase MoeB — MAGINEIVSKLRETIREVDAEQLHSRWKEAGAEDGPLIIDVRERDEFVDGHVEGCEFIPRGTLEMKIENIESNREREILLYCAGGTRSLFAAKSLEDLGYTNVASVAGGFRAWKQQGFPVHIAKTLTPEQMTRYSRHLIIPEVGEKGQTKLLNSKVMMLGAGALGSPVGLYLAAAGVGQIGIIDSDVVDRSNLQRQILHTDERIGEPKVESAKKTLQALNPDVKIEMHNTRLTSKNILEIFEGYDLVVDGGDNFPTRYLINDACVKLGIPNVHGSIFRFEGQVTSFVPHVGPCYRCLYPEPPPAEFAPSCQEAGVLGVLPGIVGSLQAIETIKLLLGVGESMAGRLLLFDGLKTNFRELKLRRDPGCAVCGDDAGPIEFIDYEQFCSVSL; from the coding sequence GTGGCCGGAATCAACGAAATAGTCAGCAAGCTCAGGGAAACGATTCGAGAGGTCGACGCCGAGCAACTCCACTCTCGGTGGAAGGAAGCAGGTGCCGAGGACGGGCCGCTGATCATCGACGTGCGCGAGCGCGACGAGTTCGTCGACGGGCATGTTGAGGGCTGTGAGTTTATCCCGCGTGGCACCCTCGAGATGAAGATCGAGAATATCGAGAGCAATCGCGAGCGCGAGATTCTGCTCTACTGCGCCGGCGGCACGCGCTCGTTATTCGCCGCGAAATCGCTCGAAGACCTCGGCTACACGAACGTCGCGTCGGTGGCAGGCGGGTTCCGTGCGTGGAAGCAGCAGGGCTTCCCGGTGCATATCGCCAAGACGCTCACGCCGGAGCAGATGACCCGCTATAGCCGCCACCTGATCATCCCGGAGGTCGGCGAGAAGGGCCAGACAAAGCTGCTCAACTCGAAGGTGATGATGCTCGGCGCGGGCGCGCTCGGCAGCCCCGTCGGCCTATATCTGGCCGCCGCGGGTGTGGGCCAAATTGGCATCATCGACTCCGACGTCGTCGACCGCTCGAACCTGCAGCGCCAGATCCTGCACACCGACGAGCGCATCGGCGAGCCCAAGGTCGAGTCGGCCAAGAAGACGCTGCAGGCGCTCAACCCCGACGTCAAAATCGAGATGCACAACACTCGTCTGACCAGCAAGAATATCCTCGAGATCTTCGAGGGCTATGACCTGGTGGTCGACGGCGGCGACAACTTCCCCACGCGCTATCTGATCAACGACGCCTGCGTGAAGCTCGGCATCCCGAACGTCCATGGCTCCATCTTCCGTTTCGAGGGGCAGGTCACGAGTTTTGTGCCCCACGTCGGCCCCTGCTACCGCTGCCTCTACCCGGAGCCGCCGCCCGCCGAATTCGCGCCGAGTTGCCAGGAGGCCGGCGTCCTGGGCGTGCTTCCGGGCATCGTCGGGAGCCTGCAAGCCATTGAAACCATTAAGTTATTACTGGGCGTCGGCGAGTCGATGGCGGGACGCCTGCTTTTGTTTGACGGGCTCAAGACGAACTTCCGCGAGCTTAAATTGCGCCGCGATCCGGGCTGTGCGGTCTGCGGCGACGACGCCGGCCCGATCGAGTTTATCGACTATGAGCAATTCTGTTCGGTGAGCCTGTGA
- a CDS encoding HEAT repeat domain-containing protein, with translation MSIKAHRLYAAIRRQSGMISLGLLLISLGLPASATAQEAGAKPSATGAEIAGQRFQKTLILQEDNIKDRLKLTLSEEPLQTGDRGALNKRDWALTISSATGKKKLVFQDTFPAWATLEHYGYELQAERLRDGAHILLLTALPGINADTPPDAAQFQVAWIRENRKWRRVGTAKYSLLDGGSQFKIITPRGEHRLIRRRPNRSSNFCGVDTVQGKYSPIFEVYEPASDAFVNRVNIDALLDGAKSLTSEAADDDFNPPFLRTWSQWFAASSDRRGGSRQGATIRPLELGDQRFDTVWMEGAEGLGRGEFVSAQINDAIELSSVRIVTGLGTNEDTLAAFARPSQVLLALSDGSRFVVDLEDVPLESVNAGHGVVVKLPEPVKTNCMSVMLLESTPGQPIKSQPDWATETVVIAQITPYSSLHLANPEQTAKQIVARIASEPDGRTRARIAQMALALKTPLSKEVRRAASEGTPVERERIIALIGSLPSNEAASLLIDFLRHTDPGAPEYRAIKRALASLQQHASPGLIEYMRENSIQSPQKRVDLLRLIGRVASTDELVQLIDQLGQGTLAERNERIRALSAGKYPMIEPLLVHASENPGVVAGYDAIQALNLLGHRLHYRDQGELPRPELYKEILAAADKRRTRLRILELAKYFHVPGFVEIIQPKYISDPDPMTRRASVQALSRNPAPEARDILVAALKDESPDVRIAAIGALSERSDLAQDLEAVIEYSQTERWKAGLQRAFIILAKSSDPRAIQRFQTLFAEEPNSDTALLAARALRRAEGHLDAQIAERIIRDPSVNVALRLEMFNLLGLDISQSGEDFLLGIFRAQGWEQLFEDPKAQHIARQRVFMTLGRRRNLEARAAMLELAASSTSPEIQQISLRALAFYKDLELLETLEKIRETSEPKKQNLIDETITMIERRRTLERIKDGIDDVGD, from the coding sequence ATGAGCATCAAAGCACACCGACTTTACGCAGCGATTCGCCGGCAGTCAGGCATGATTTCGCTCGGGCTATTGCTCATCTCCCTGGGTCTTCCGGCGAGCGCGACGGCTCAAGAGGCGGGTGCCAAGCCGAGCGCGACCGGCGCAGAAATCGCAGGCCAACGCTTTCAAAAAACCCTTATATTACAAGAAGATAACATAAAAGACCGCCTTAAACTCACCCTCAGCGAGGAGCCGCTACAAACCGGCGACCGCGGCGCGCTCAACAAGCGCGATTGGGCGCTGACGATAAGTTCGGCGACGGGCAAAAAGAAGCTCGTCTTTCAGGACACCTTCCCGGCCTGGGCGACGCTCGAGCATTATGGCTATGAATTGCAGGCCGAGCGCCTGCGCGACGGCGCCCATATCCTTCTGCTCACCGCGCTGCCCGGCATCAACGCGGATACCCCTCCCGACGCGGCACAATTTCAGGTCGCGTGGATTCGCGAGAATCGAAAGTGGCGGCGCGTGGGCACCGCCAAATACTCGCTGCTCGACGGCGGCTCCCAATTCAAAATCATCACGCCGCGCGGCGAGCATCGACTGATCCGCCGCCGCCCCAACCGAAGCTCAAATTTCTGCGGCGTCGACACGGTGCAGGGCAAATACTCCCCGATCTTCGAGGTCTACGAGCCCGCCAGCGACGCGTTCGTGAACCGGGTGAATATCGACGCGCTGCTCGACGGGGCGAAATCGCTCACAAGCGAAGCGGCCGACGATGACTTTAACCCGCCCTTTTTGCGCACCTGGTCCCAATGGTTCGCGGCCTCAAGCGACCGTCGCGGAGGGAGTCGCCAGGGCGCAACGATTCGCCCGCTTGAGCTGGGAGACCAGCGATTCGACACGGTCTGGATGGAGGGCGCCGAGGGCCTGGGGCGCGGGGAATTTGTCAGCGCTCAGATCAACGACGCGATCGAATTAAGCTCGGTTCGCATCGTCACCGGACTTGGCACCAACGAAGACACACTCGCCGCGTTCGCCCGCCCCAGCCAGGTCCTGCTGGCCCTGTCGGATGGCTCACGTTTTGTGGTCGACCTCGAAGATGTGCCCCTCGAGAGCGTCAACGCCGGCCACGGCGTCGTGGTGAAATTGCCCGAACCGGTCAAGACAAACTGCATGAGCGTGATGCTATTGGAGTCCACGCCGGGCCAGCCAATTAAGAGCCAGCCGGACTGGGCTACCGAGACCGTGGTGATCGCCCAGATCACCCCGTATTCCTCGCTGCACCTGGCGAATCCGGAGCAAACCGCCAAGCAAATCGTCGCGCGCATCGCCAGCGAACCCGACGGGCGAACCCGCGCCCGCATCGCCCAGATGGCCCTGGCGCTGAAGACACCGCTGAGCAAGGAAGTCCGCCGCGCGGCCAGCGAGGGCACGCCCGTGGAGCGCGAGCGCATCATCGCGCTCATCGGAAGCCTGCCGTCCAACGAGGCCGCCTCGCTGCTGATCGACTTCCTGCGCCACACCGACCCGGGCGCCCCGGAATACCGCGCCATCAAACGCGCCCTGGCCTCGCTGCAGCAACACGCGTCGCCGGGGCTCATCGAGTATATGCGGGAAAACTCGATTCAGTCCCCCCAAAAACGCGTCGACTTGCTGCGCCTGATCGGGCGGGTGGCGTCGACCGACGAGCTGGTCCAACTCATCGACCAGCTCGGCCAGGGCACCCTCGCCGAGCGCAATGAGCGCATTCGCGCCCTCAGCGCGGGCAAATATCCGATGATTGAGCCGCTGCTCGTACACGCCAGCGAGAACCCGGGCGTGGTGGCGGGCTATGACGCCATTCAGGCCCTGAACCTGCTCGGCCACCGCCTTCATTATCGGGACCAGGGCGAACTTCCTCGCCCGGAGCTCTATAAAGAAATCCTGGCTGCGGCCGACAAAAGACGCACCCGCCTTCGCATCCTCGAGCTCGCGAAATACTTCCACGTGCCGGGTTTTGTCGAGATCATCCAACCGAAATATATCAGCGACCCGGACCCCATGACCCGCAGGGCCAGCGTGCAGGCGCTGTCTCGCAACCCGGCGCCCGAGGCGCGCGATATCCTCGTCGCGGCGCTCAAAGACGAGTCCCCGGACGTGCGCATCGCGGCGATCGGCGCCCTCAGCGAGCGAAGCGATCTTGCACAAGACCTCGAAGCGGTCATCGAATACTCACAGACCGAGCGGTGGAAGGCGGGGTTGCAACGAGCGTTCATCATCCTCGCAAAGAGCAGCGATCCGAGGGCGATCCAGCGCTTCCAGACGCTATTTGCGGAAGAGCCGAACTCCGACACCGCCCTGCTCGCCGCGCGCGCCCTGCGCCGCGCCGAGGGGCACCTGGACGCCCAGATCGCGGAGAGAATCATTCGCGACCCCTCGGTGAATGTCGCGCTGCGTTTGGAGATGTTTAACCTGCTCGGGCTCGACATCAGCCAGTCGGGCGAGGACTTTTTGCTCGGCATCTTTCGCGCCCAGGGTTGGGAGCAACTCTTCGAGGACCCGAAGGCTCAACATATCGCGCGCCAGCGCGTTTTTATGACCCTTGGCCGCCGCAGAAATCTCGAGGCGCGCGCTGCGATGCTCGAGTTGGCCGCGTCCTCGACCTCTCCCGAAATTCAGCAGATCTCCCTGCGCGCCCTCGCCTTCTATAAAGACTTGGAGCTACTCGAAACCCTTGAAAAGATTCGAGAAACCTCAGAGCCCAAAAAGCAAAACCTCATCGACGAAACCATCACGATGATCGAGCGCCGTCGCACGCTCGAGCGCATCAAAGATGGCATCGACGATGTCGGCGATTGA
- a CDS encoding NUDIX domain-containing protein has protein sequence MTENYKNPTPTVDIIIEIDGRVVLIERKNKPLGWAIPGGFVDEGESVENAAWREAMEETGLEVELTDLLYVYSDPQRDPRQHTMSAVFIATATGAPDARDDAADARLFELDALPEDIAFDHARILAHYREYRRSGKRPAPAAELQRYRDKSAAK, from the coding sequence ATGACTGAGAACTATAAAAATCCGACGCCCACTGTTGATATTATCATCGAGATCGACGGGCGCGTCGTGCTGATCGAGCGAAAGAACAAGCCGCTGGGCTGGGCCATTCCGGGGGGCTTTGTGGACGAGGGTGAGAGCGTAGAAAACGCCGCCTGGCGCGAGGCGATGGAGGAGACCGGGCTTGAGGTCGAGCTGACGGACCTGCTCTATGTCTACTCCGACCCACAGCGCGACCCGCGCCAGCACACGATGTCGGCGGTGTTTATCGCCACGGCGACCGGCGCGCCCGACGCGCGCGATGACGCCGCCGACGCTCGGCTCTTTGAGCTCGACGCGCTCCCCGAAGATATCGCCTTTGACCACGCGCGCATTCTGGCGCATTACCGAGAGTATCGACGCAGCGGCAAACGCCCCGCCCCTGCGGCCGAGCTGCAGCGCTATCGCGATAAGTCCGCGGCGAAATAA